From Calothrix sp. PCC 6303, a single genomic window includes:
- a CDS encoding SDR family oxidoreductase, whose protein sequence is MVEQVQGTVVITGASTGIGEACALMLDKLGFSVFAGVRKESDAEALKQKASSRLTPIFLDVTDAESIQAAVKTVSQAVGNQGICGLVNNAGVVVPGPLELVGIADFHQQLLVNVTGQLAVTQAFLGLLRSHRGSDGASHPGRIVNMGSISGISPSPFTGAYNTSKFALEGMTDVLRMELKPWNISVSLIEPGAIATPIWSKSFVQSDVARATLSESAEHLYGAAMNSVRQRIEAIASGGISPNIVANAVVHALTAKKPKTRYLIGSDAKLGAFLKHILPDRLHDKLILFSMGL, encoded by the coding sequence ATGGTCGAACAGGTTCAAGGTACAGTTGTAATTACTGGAGCATCTACGGGAATTGGTGAAGCTTGTGCTTTAATGTTAGATAAATTGGGTTTTTCTGTGTTTGCTGGTGTGCGGAAAGAAAGTGATGCTGAAGCACTCAAGCAGAAAGCTTCATCTCGATTGACACCAATTTTCTTAGATGTAACTGATGCTGAGTCGATTCAAGCTGCGGTAAAAACCGTTTCCCAAGCTGTGGGTAATCAGGGAATTTGTGGATTAGTAAATAATGCTGGTGTTGTGGTTCCTGGTCCTTTAGAATTAGTAGGAATTGCAGATTTTCATCAACAGTTATTGGTGAATGTTACCGGACAATTGGCTGTAACTCAGGCTTTTCTGGGTTTATTGCGTTCGCATCGCGGCTCCGATGGAGCATCGCATCCCGGTAGAATCGTGAATATGGGTTCAATTAGCGGTATCAGTCCATCTCCCTTTACAGGTGCTTACAACACTTCCAAGTTTGCCCTCGAAGGAATGACAGATGTCCTACGGATGGAATTAAAACCTTGGAATATCTCAGTTTCCCTGATTGAACCAGGTGCGATCGCAACTCCAATTTGGAGTAAGTCTTTCGTTCAATCGGATGTTGCTAGGGCTACTTTATCAGAATCAGCAGAACATTTGTATGGTGCAGCAATGAATTCTGTGCGTCAACGGATAGAAGCGATCGCTTCTGGAGGAATCTCCCCTAATATCGTTGCTAATGCTGTAGTTCATGCTTTAACTGCCAAAAAACCCAAAACTCGCTATTTAATTGGTTCTGATGCCAAATTAGGTGCATTCCTCAAACATATATTACCCGATCGCCTTCACGACAAACTTATTTTATTCTCCATGGGATTATAA